The genomic interval AAGTCTGTTTTTGACGCGTGGAATAACTGGCGAAAAGCCTATGACTACTACATTGTCACTACTGAATTAACGTATGATGGTGGTAATTCAAAGAAATACTACTTCTATTTTAAAGGATCAAGAATAGGAAGTTTTTGGATTAGAAACGGAAAATTAGATTCCGTAAGTTGGTATTAATTATCACAAATAGAGAAAGGAAAGCAATTATGAAAAAATTATTATTTCTTTGCATGGTGGTTATTGGAATAACCTCCTGCAAGTCCGACAAACAAAAAGTTGAGACATTGTTAAGCGATTTGGTAGAAGCTCAAACTAATGGAGATGATGAAAAAATTGCTGCTATATATCCTTCGTTAAATGACCTTGGAACAGTAATAGTTGATGCTGAAGGTGCTCAAATTAATTTTAAAGAGGCAGACTCCACTTACCAGATTGTGTTGCCAAGCGAAATCACATTTGATGTAAAAAAACAAACTGATGGTAATTTTATTATTACTGACAGTCATGGCTTTGTAGATTGGAACGAAGTATGGATAACTGTTTTCCAAAATACTGGCGCATTAGATCCTAAAATGTCAGACATGGAAATTAACCAGATATTTAATAATAAAGAGTTTCTGGACTATCTCATAGCCAATAATCCAAAGGCAAAGCAAGGCAATCTTGTAGTTGCTGCATGTGTTGTTAAGCGCAGCGATGATGAATACAGCCTAAATATTGACCTTCGGAATGATAGTAAATTTAACTATCCACATGATAGTTACTCACTTGAAGTATCAGTCATGGATGAAGATGGAAATGTTTTGAAGACGGAAAAAGAACGTGGACGTGAAGTCCGTTCTGGAGAAATTGCTAATTTTTATACGTGGTTTGATGGTAATTATACTGATAACATCTCCTCTTATAATATTAAGATTAACTTGGCGAAAAAATATGGTACTATTGATTTGCTTAATAATTTTGTTGAATTTACAGGAAAGGAATGGGAAAATTATAATAAACACGAAAAAGGCGCTGATATGAATGCTATAAATCAATAAGAAATCGTGGAGGGACTTGTGTGTCCCTCCACCTGATTTCTATAGTCTTGATCACCGGGGACTCCTGACATATTTCTACGATGGTTGGATGAAGAACCCCATGAGTGCCATGATTAGCTGCAACGACGGCTTCCGTCCGTTTAGCTTCTACATCGAAGTAATAAAAGAGTAGCGGAAAAATCCATCATCCCTCCCATAATCGCTGGAAACGCCGATGTATAAAGGGTTTGAGCACGGGAGGGATTTTTTTAATCCCTCCCATAACCCTCCCATAACCCTCCCATGACTTCGTCGCCGAACGCTGCCCAAAGGGACACTAAAGCAAATGGAGTCGCCTGCGGCGAGAAATTAAACAAATCTAACCAAATCAAACAGAATATTTTCGACATTAATTATCATGTAATTAATGGTTAAATTAACGGCAATTATATGTTTATGAAATGAAGAACAACCGAAACTTAGATAACATGGGAGGGATGGGGTGGAGATGAAGGTGGAGATGAAGGGAGGGATGACGGGAGGGATGAAATTCGCGGAATCCCTTTATTTAAAGGGCTCAGCACCATCCGACGGGAGGGATGGGGCACTTCCGTTTGAAAGTCAACAAAAATCAGGACACGAAATAAAACTGTTCGATGTTCATCAACAAGAAGCGCTAAATTTTCAACACGCTATACTTTCAAAAATGTTCCCTTACTGGGAACAGAACAATCCCTTCTTGGGAATCGATTGAAGACAGAAAGAATACAACTTCATTTTGGTGTTTTCCAAGACAGCAGGGTGATCGTCTCGCCTAACAGATGATGGGAGAGGGAAGATAACTTATGCTAATATGTCAAGGGTCATCCCCTTACATACTATAATCCAAAGCGAGCCACTGATGATCAGTAGCTCGTTTTGCGTTCTTGTTCTGTCAGTTCTGTAGTATAGTTTTGGCATCCTTGTAATCTAGTTCTTACTATCTTGAAAACCAAAATCGACGACTTTGGCGACCAAACTCGTCGACTTTGGTCACCAAACTCGACGAGTTTGTAAAATTATATAGTTAGAACTACATCGCAGTCTTGACTATAACACATCGAAATTCTGTCTAAACAATTCGCAGATTCAATTTCCACAATCAGGACAGATACCTTGTTGTCTAGTATATGCAGCTTTTGCCATTGCTGGTGTGAATTTACGGATATTCAGAAGTTTCTCTTCACCTCCAAGCACATATTCATATGCCCCAGCTTTGTGTGTCACGTCATCATCCATCCAAAGTCGTTCCAGTTCCTTTTGGAGTGCATCAGTATCTATATCTTTTTTATCCTTGAAGGTTTCGTAGATGTGTCCCCAGTCCAGTCCTTTCATCAGTGCATCGTACTTGGGAAAAGTGGCTTCAACCCAATTGATAACTTGCTGGAAATAGAGCATCAAGTCATTGGCATTAGGTTTGTCATGATAAAGCCCCATGTATTTCTCAATGTCCCCACCGAATTGTTTTATATCACTATTAGCAGCCCATTTGATGGCTAGTTTGAAGATTGATGAAAAAGTTTTTGAAGAAGTCATCAATCACTCATATATTGTTGCATTGAATTAATAAAAGCGAGATAAATTCAAGACTCGTAAGTTCCACCTGTGCATCTGCTTGTTTCATATTAACTCCCTAATTGCCAAATAAGCACACTAGATAATATGGCGATCTTATGCTCATACTTTATTGTTTTATCTATAGCTAATCTTCTTGAAAGCAAATATCTAGTCTTTTTTTTCAAGCACCACCCACACACCATCATTGTCCTTGCCGTCACGCTTCAGAACACCATTTTTTTGTAACGCAGAGAGGTCGCGTTCGATGGTGCGTTGGCTCACCGACAAAGTCTCCGACATTTGTTTGCCAGTAATTGTCGGAGACTCTTTGATGAGATTCAGGATTTTCTGCTGACGCTCAGTAAGTTTCGTCTCCGACACGTCTCCGTCATGGTCTCCGACATTCGGGGCGTCGGAAGAGGCAAAAATGATGGTTTGAAATTGAGTCGGAGTAGATTTGAACACAGGCTTCAGTTCATCCTTGTATCCATCTAATGCTTTGGTCTCATTACAGATGCGTGTGAGTCCGCTACCTCGTTTCTCCATATAGGCCCTTTTCCTTTCCATCCCATCGGGTACAATAAAGGCGAGACTGCCAGAGTGGGCAATCATCGGCAAACAGTGCGCCCGCATTCGTAAGGTTCCCTGTGCCAGTTACCAGCCCAAACGACAAGAGATATTTTTTGTCCCATTCTTGTTTAGTGCGGTCTTTGAAAGTATTCGCCAATATCGTGAAAGCATAGTCTTCCGCTTTATAATCTGTGTGAAGGGAATCGTAGGTTTTATTAGAACCTTTCAGTACTAAACGTACCATTTGCTCTGCCGTGGCAGGAAGACTCTCATCACCAACTCGGACAAATGCAATACGCTGACCATCTCCAACGTAGTAATATGGGATATAATGCCCTGCGTTGACTTTGAGTTGCAAGATGTGCAGACCATCTATATCATGGGGAATCATCTCCACCTCTGGCAGGGGATCCATATAGTCACGAATCCTGCTACTGATAGTCTCACATACATGCTGCACATCATCAAGTCCTTTAACAATTCCATCATTATCAATACCAAAGAAAATGGAACCACCCAAGCCATTGGAAAAGCGCTTATGCTCTTCAACCAGCTTTTAGGTTTCTTTTCTTCAAGCATCACCTTGAAGTCGTATACTGTACATTCAGCTATCAGAGTCTTTAATTCCATCCTATATAAATTCTCATTTTACCTTGCAAATGTACACATTTTTATTGAGAAGAAGGCATATATTTGACGTTTCGCGCGTAATTTAAGCAAATATTGTCTAAAACAAGACTGTGATATAACAAAGAGAAACGATTTGTGTTGAAAAATGACTACCTTTGTACCCACGAATCAGATAGTTGACGAATATGACACCAAACAAGCAATTTAACACCTACAAGGAGGGGCTGGACCTGGAGTTTCTACGGGAGTACTGCATGGAGCACGGGGAGTGGCGCGTGATGGAGCGCGGCGAAATGCTGGGGAGACGGGCGAGTCGTCCAGAGTGATTTACTTACCCCATTCCCCCCAACTATTTGTTGCCCGATATGAGTTACAGTTGCCAAGCAAAGAAAAGATTCGGAAATTCTTGATGCAGGAGAACGGGAACACGAAGAGATGAGCGATATAACTGCTATTTGGTTGCTTAAAAGAAATAAAGTGACCCATGTTTGAAAAAAAGTTATAATTCCCGTGCAGCCTTTTTGGGAAAGTGGTATCTATGTCAATAGAGGCAGAATGTTTCTTATGGACATAGAAGAACTCATAGAAAGATGGCGACAAGGCGACGAGGATGCACTTGGAAGCCTGTATAAGGCATATCACCGGCAGATGACGGGGATATGCCAACGCATCGTAGGCAATCGACAAGTGGCAGAGGAATTGGCACATGATGCATTTTTGCTGGCCTTTGCCAAGATGGACCAATTGCGCAATCCACAACGCTTCGAAGCATGGCTGACAAGCATCACAACTAATGTGGCCAGACGGTATATGCAGCGTCACCATGATCCAACTATGCTTCCTCTTTCGACGCTCACAGAAGAGGAGTTGGTCCAAGAGACAGCGCAGCCTAAAGAAAAGCCTTTGCCGACGATGGCCGAACTGATGGCCGCTGTCGATGCACTGCCAAACGGCTATGGTCAGGTGTTCAAGTTGTCGGTCATTGAGGAAATGTCGCACAAGGAAATTGCAGAAATCATGGGCATTGCAGCCCATTCGTCTTCTTCTCAACTATCACGAGCCAAGAAGATGCTGCAAAAGACGCTCGCACACTACTGGTTGCTATGGCTTCTGCCGTTGCTGCTTCCTATCGCATATTTCTTCTTTAAGATTGATAAGCAGTCAGACGATATTACGCCAATAGTAACGAGGCAAGATAATAACAAGAACAAATCGACCGAGCCGACGAGTCCGAATGTGACGCGCCCAGTGATTTCTATAGCGCTAAGAGACACGACTCGCAGAACGGCGGCGGTTCCCAACATTCAACAGCCAAGAGACAGCATCACCGCCACCGATACGATTCCACACACTGTAGAACCTTCGGACACTATGATCATCAATAACGAGCCGTTGCCAGAAATGCGTCACAACAGCGATACGCATATTGCTGACTTATCACCTGAGAATCGAAAGGTGGAAGAGAGCATACAGTCGAATTGGTCACTGGATATGTCATTTAGTGGAAGCATCTACGAGCAGAGCCAATATAGTCCATTCGCTTTCAAGGGGATGGTTAAGAATGGATCTATCACCAGCGAGCGTATGGAAATGAAGCTCGTTGACTTCAAGAAATGGAGTGATTACGCCGATTATCTGTCAGAATATCCCGACGGAGGCGACAACCACGATGTCATCCTTAATATTGCGAAGAACAATGCCAGCCAACCTGGTACTGACGAAATAGTGCGCAAGAGCCATCACTATATGCCTATCACTTGGTCTTTGGCATTGAGATATAAGTTCAATAGCAACTTCGGACTGGAAACGGGAATAAACTATAGCCGTCTGAAATCTGAATTTGAGGTGGGCAGCGACGGAAACGCCATCGACGAGCAGCAGACCATCCACTACCTCGGCATACCGTTAAAGGGCTTGTATAATATATATAATCGTAGGCAATGGAGCATCTACGGAAGCATGGGTGTAAAGTTGGAAATACCTGTCTATACTCCGCTGAACACTAACTATTACTTGAATGGCAAAAAGGAGGCTACCGAAAAGAGCGCTCTGAACGCACCACAGCAGTGGTCTGTTGGAACAGGCCTCGGCCTGCAGTATAATCTCACGCCCAACCTCGGTTTCTTTGTCGAACCCAGCCTGCAATACTATATCCCGACGGGCGGAAGCATAGAGACCTACCGCACGGAGCATCCGTTCACGTTCTCCGTGCCGCTGGGCATTCGCGTCACTTGGTAATTTCCCTCTAAAATCTGTGCAGTCTTTTCTTGCCTTGTGGTATCTATCCTTATAGAGAAGCAAAACAAGAAAAGAAAATGCAACAGAGACATCTTAACAGGAAACAATATTTCTGCGAGTTGGCAAGCACAGCCCGCGAGTTCTACCTTGACTACGTGAAAGCAGATATTACGCTTACACCTGCCACCCGTGTCCTGGAAATCGGATGTGGCGAGGGAGGCAACCTGCTTCCCTTCGCAGAAAAAGGCTGTAAGGTGACAGGAATAGACATCTGTCAGAAGCGCATTGAAGAGGCACAGGATTTCTTTACAGAGCGTCATCAGAAAGGCACATTTATCTGCCAAGATTTCCTCCTTACAGAAGTTCCCAAAACCGAAACAGACAAGTTCGACCTCATACTCATTCATGATGTTATAGAACATATCGAGCCGTCTTACAAAAAGGATTTTATGCTTCATATCAAACACTTTCTCAAACAGAGTGGTATCGTGTTCTTCGGCTTCCCCACCTGGCACAACCCTTTCGGAGGACATCAGCAAATAGCTGTTGGCTTTGGCTCCAAACTGCCTTTCATCCACCTTTTGCCCAAACCTCTTTACCAAGCATTGCTAAAGTTAAGTGGAGCCAGTTCCAATAACATCAATGAACTAATGAGCATTCGAGATTCACGTATGACCGTCGAGAAATTCGAGCGCTTGGTTTCTGAAACAAACTACGCCATCTGCCAACGCACCCTTTGGCTCATCAACCCACACTACAAGCAAAAGTTTCACATAAATCCCCGTTGCCAATGGACTTTCTTTGCCAATATCCCATATTTACGTAACTTCTATACTACATCTGCGTGGTATTTGCTACGTCAAGCCCTAAATCAATAACATTCCCTGTTTCTATTCACACCATTATATCCTGTCGAGATGCAATTTTCTCATTTAAACAGCGTTTACTATATTAGACAAATATCAAGATGAAAATGAAACTGATGAAATTCAGGAGCTACATCTTAATTGTTCTCCTCATTCTTCCCTTTGACGCCTCGGCCCAGCTTTTCCATCCCCTCGACCTCGGCTTCAACGGAGGTGAGCGGCAAGGCAATTTCTCCCAGCCCAGAATGCACGTCGAGAGTGATAGGCTATTCGTCTGCACCAATCAGGGCCTCTATGCCAAAGACCTTTCGGCAGACAACAGCGCGTGGCAACTTGTAGGCTTCGAGGGCGTGCCGCTACAGGACTATGCCCGACGTGGCAGCGACATTCTGGCCTTGCGCAGTAATGAGGGCGGCAGTTTCCTGCTCCTGTCGCACGACGGCGGGCAGACTTACGAGGACGTAACACCTGGAATCCCCAGCAAGAAGGAATACGAGCGTTTTTTTAGTCTGGCAAGCCATCCTACAGACCAGAACACACTGATGGTCTCGTCAAACGGTCAAGGCATATTACTCTCTACAGACTTTGGTCAGACTTGGGAGTGCCTGACGGAATTCGTTTATGGGAACCCTGCGGCAACTTTCATCGGCTTTCACCCTGCACGTCCGAACATCATCTACAATAGTGGAGAAGGAATTATTTTTGAAGGCCATATCAAAATCAGTTACGACGGTGGCCAGACATGGAACGACCACGGCAATTCACTCGGCTTCCCCGGTGACAACTGCGTTCACCAGCCGACATTCCATCCCACCAACCCCGACCGTTGGCTGGCAGGCGGCGAAGGATGCGTATTCCTCTCCGACGACAACGGCCAGACGTGGAGCTGTCAGAACTATTGGGGCGATGAAACACGCATGGCCTACTGGATCTTCTCAGCATTCGACAACGAGCATCCCGACACGGTATATATGGCGGGATGTCTGGGGCGAAATGGCCAGAAGGATGCTTGCATAAAACTGATGTGTTCCACCGATGGCGGACATTCATGGCATCCGTCACAGGTAATGACATCCAAAAGGGAGCATGATAGGATAAACGACCTGCAGCAATATGGTAATCGCCTTGTCATTTATTCCGAGTCAGGTGTCTATGAGGTTTCCAAGGCAGAACTTGTTGCCAAGAGCACCACAGACATTCGTAGCGTCGCATCTGACCAGAAAGAATCCCCGATCTATGACCTCCAGGGCCGAAAGGTTGTTGAACCACATCATGGAATCTACATCAAAAATGGACGGATAATCTTGAAATAAAATTTGATATGAACAAGATAGTAATTATCTTCGGACTGTTCACCATCATCTCTCTCGCCTCATGCAGCAGCGCCCCACAATGGACAAACCCAGAGGCACACGAAAAGACAGAGCAACTGCGGGAGCAATATGGACCGCTACTTGTCGGTACATGGTACCTTGAACGCATCGGCGAGCGGCAACGATTCTTCGAGCGGCTGACGTTTGAATCTGATGGAACGCTGACAGGTCTGCGCAAATGGCAAACCCGCAAGCTCGTCACTATCGACGGCGAGCAACTCTATACCGATTGGGAGAATGTGGAGCCTTTGGAAGGAACTTTCTCAGGTACATGGAAACTGAGTTACTACAGCCCGGAAGGGGAAAATGGCGAGAAGCACAACTGCCTGTTTTTGAATGCTCAATATGAAGGTGCTAATAGTGGACATATGGCCTATTCCAATATCGCTACCTTCGACTACGCCGACGAAACGACGTTTCGATTCGAAGGATTTTACTTCAAAGACAAGGATGGATGGATTACCTTCCTGCGTGGCGATGCAGAACCGAATTTTTAATAAAATTCGCAAGAAATCTTAAAAAATTCGCAAATTTGATAATCTTTTGAAAATTCTCATTATCTTTGCACCGTCTTAATCATTTTAGACAATGAACATTGAATTCGATAATGCGGCATTAGAGGAGTTGTACACCACAGGAACAACCAAGGACAGCCAGTATAAGAAGCTGTCCAAGGACATTGTGAAACGATTCATCAAGGTGGTTAACTATCTTAAAGCTGCTCGGCGACTGGAAGATCTATTCCTTATTAAGTCGCTCCACTATGAGAAGAAGAAAGGTGATCTGAATGGTGTAGATGCTGTATGGATTAACGATCAGTACCGCCTGTTCTTCTATAGTTCTCCCGATGAAAGCGGAATAATTGTAAACGCATTGATATTTGAAATTTCCAAGCATTATGAGTAAGAAAGTTCTAACCCCATTTATTGCTACACATCCTGGTGAAATGATTAAGGATGAACTTAAAGAACGTGGTATGACACAGAAGCAACTCGCTGACGAGACTGGCATCAAGGCATCCGTACTCAGCGAGACCATCAACGGTAAACGTTCGGTATCGCTCAACGTGGCTGTAGCCTTGGAGAAAGCACTTGGCATCCCTGCTGACATTTGGATGAACATGCAGACACAGCATGACCTCGATACAGCCAATATCGCTGAACGTGATAACCAGCGAGAGACTGTCTCGGTTACAATCCCTATTCGTGACAGGAATCTGTTACAAGAACTCGTCCGTAAATTCGGATGGGCGTGTGTATTCTGATACTAATAATGTGATTTTATGAAACAGAAATACGCAGTAGTGGTGCTCTTTGCACTGATAATCGCTTCGAGTATGGTGAGCCTGACGAGTTATAAGACAACGGAGAAGCTGGTGACCGAGGATGTGAATCAGGCATTGGCCAAGGCTCTGGATGAACAGCAGTCGGACGTGATCAGTGCTGACACTATTCAGGTGTTCAACAGTCATCTGCAAATAGAGGGGTTGAGAGGAAATGCAGTTTTGGCGGTGGACACCAAGAAAGGATTCCGTCCTCGTCCGCAAGTGTCGACAGCCACGATTCTCTCACTCTCTGACCAGCGTCCTTCGATGATTCTATGGTCGATGGTGCTTTTGTGGAGCCTGTTCTGCCTGTATCAGCATAGGCGGCTGTCAGCATTAGGACTTTATGGCGGCTTGGCTCTGCAAGATGGGCGGTTCGTCAATGCCAAAGGCTGCGAAGTAAAGCTAACCCCGATGCAGCAGCAGCTGATGGAGATGCTGTGGCAGTCGCCCTCGCATCAGTTGTCGAAAGCAGAGATTTGCGATGCGCTTTGGCCCAAGAAACCCGATACAAGCGAGACACTTTACACCCTTATCCGACGCCTGAAGCCTATCATAGAAGAACATTCCAACCTCAAAATCGAGTCAGACAGGGGAAAGTCATACGGTCTGAAAGTCAGGTAGATAGGCGCTTGTCAGATTAATGTCAGACAAATGTCAGAAAGTATTTTTGGTGACAATTGATAGTCTTCATACCTTTGCCGGAAAAAAGGCAAACGTATGATGAATCAAACATCTTTTTCGAGAATTAACACTTGCATGGCGTGGCTTGTCTTTGCCATTACCGCTATTGTCTATGGACTGACTGTAGAGCCAACGGCCAGTCTGTGGGATTGTCCTGAATTCATTGCGTGTGGCTATAAGTTGGAGATTGGACACCCGCCTGGCGCACCAGTCTTTATGTTAGCCGCCAACCTGTTCTCACAACTGGCCAGTGATCCGTCGCAAGTGGCGCTGATGGTTAATCTCCTGTCGGCACTGCTGATGATGCTCATCGGCTACAGTAGCTATGGTGTTATCTTCATTAGAGCCAATGCCCAGACACCGATGTGTGAGAATGCGCCTGATAACATCTTCTCTTTGGGCAGCTATCTGAACCGCGAGCAATATGGCAAAACACCGCTGTTAACCCTGCCATCTTCTCAACCCGCAGAATTGTCATCGCCCCGATGTTTTGTCTCGCAGGCTATCTGCTGATTATACTTGGGATTCTTAGAAAAGGTTAATCTGTTAAACTCTGCTAAAGTCTGTTTGGTTTTGAGCGATATATGCGTCTAATAGGTGTAGCAAAGAATAAATGGAAAGAAGTGCATTTGAACAGAAAGCCCGCACGTGGCGAGAGAAAGCGCTCAATGTGAGCCGACACTACGGGGCGGGCGAAGATATGGCAGAGGACATCGCACAGGATGTGATGCTCCGTCTGTGGCAGATGCACGACGAACTGGAGCGGTTCCGGTCAGTAGAGGCTATCGTTACGCTGATGGCGAAACACACGCTGAGGGATCTCCAGAGGCGGCGGACAGCCGAATCGCTTGAGGAGGCCACCATCGTCAGTCTTACCAGCAGTCCGCAAGAAGAACTGGAGTCAAAGGAAAACGAGGAATGGCTCACGATGAAACTACAGCAACTGCCCACCACGCAACGCACCTTATTATATATGCGCCAAGAGGAACGGCGGAGCCACGAAGAGATTGCCCAACTATTGGGTATCGAAACGACATCAGTAAGCACGCTCCTGGCAAGGGCAAGACGAACATTATTGGAAGAAATAAAACGGAGGAATAAACGATGATAAAGTACACAAAGGATTATATTGCAAAGCTGCTGGACAAGTATATGGACGGCACTTCGACTCTCGAGGAAGAAGACATCCTTGCAGACTACTTCCATCATGGAAATGTACCCGAAGAATGGGAGGACTATCGGCAACTCTTTAGCGAGATAGAGGCGATGAAACCAAAACAGCAAAAGAGAAGATGGGCTTTCTGGGGTGTAGCTGCTGCAGCTGTCGCAGGTTTGCTATATATTTCAGTACCAACTAAGCAAGTTGGCCTGCAACCTGAAGGCACATATCTGACGGCTAAGACAGACACTGCAAAGACGATGCAGCCGAGAGTGACAGAAATGAAAGAAAAGGCCGATTCTGTAGAAATCATGCGTGACGAGCCCAGTCCCATGCAGTCCAGGAAACGCCGTCTGCGTAAGACAGAACCCACCATCAATGACTATGCCAAGGCATACACCCTGATGGCTGATGCAGCAAAAGGACTACAAGAGGCAGAAGAGCAGATTGCACAATGTCGGCAAGAACTCACAGAGGCACGGCTGTTGTCTCTCGGGTATGTCCCTGTGGAACAAGAAGACGGTACCATCCTATATATTAACGAACAAACAAAGTATTTGGCTTATGAAGAATAAACTATTTCTGGCAGCAGGCATCCTAATGCTGATGCCCCTGACAGCCCATGCACAAGGGTTTATCAAGCGTGCTTTCAACGTATTGATAACAAGTGAACCGGCACAAGTGGAAAGTAGTCACAAACTGAACAAGAACCCGGGAACGGGAGTCAAGGAGGGACAATTAGATGTCTACGAGTTTACAATACCCGCATCCCACCACGACTTGGTTGAGGATGTAGAGCGTGCCTTTGAACAGGACAAAGAGAAAGCCTACAGCATGAAAACGGCATCTGCTACAAGCAAGAAGTCATACGACTACACGAGTTTGGCCGTAGGTGGTGATGACAGCGGCTATCCCTTGGGCGACATCAAGGGTTCTCGCTATATCTACGCGCTTTTCCTTGATCCGGAAGATATGACCAAGACCCATCGTTATGCATACGCTATGGAATGGCGTAAAGACGAAAAAGAAATTGTAGGAAAGCTAATCGTAACCTACGCTACTACGCAACAGTATCGTGAGGGCGAGAAAAAGGGGAGAATCATTAGAATCAACGGCAATGACGTGAAACTGAGTGCTAACGGCTTTTCGTATGGAGATTCCGATTTATTTAACAAATTCTTCTCGATGGGCGAGGGTCTGTCAGCCTTTGGCAGCGACTCCACCTTTGTTAGCAGTAGCATCGGTTCTGAATCATGGCTCAGCCAGTTCAACACCTTCAAGAATCTCTTCCTGAGGAACCCCAATAGCACAGCATCCAATTACTATGCCTCACACATATACAAGATGTGTAAGAAGGCCGACGCACTGGACGATATGGAGAAGAAGATGGTAATCAAAGAACTTGAAAAAGTGATGAAGGCTACCAACGATGAATTCTTACAAGAAATGTTCCAAGCGAGTATCGAACGACTAAAGAAGTAAACCGATGAAACATATTGGAATAATGGCAC from Prevotella sp. E13-27 carries:
- a CDS encoding HTH domain-containing protein, which produces MEKRGSGLTRICNETKALDGYKDELKPVFKSTPTQFQTIIFASSDAPNVGDHDGDVSETKLTERQQKILNLIKESPTITGKQMSETLSVSQRTIERDLSALQKNGVLKRDGKDNDGVWVVLEKKD
- a CDS encoding helix-turn-helix domain-containing protein encodes the protein MGGSIFFGIDNDGIVKGLDDVQHVCETISSRIRDYMDPLPEVEMIPHDIDGLHILQLKVNAGHYIPYYYVGDGQRIAFVRVGDESLPATAEQMVRLVLKGSNKTYDSLHTDYKAEDYAFTILANTFKDRTKQEWDKKYLLSFGLVTGTGNLTNAGALFADDCPLWQSRLYCTRWDGKEKGLYGETR
- a CDS encoding sigma-70 family RNA polymerase sigma factor, with product MDIEELIERWRQGDEDALGSLYKAYHRQMTGICQRIVGNRQVAEELAHDAFLLAFAKMDQLRNPQRFEAWLTSITTNVARRYMQRHHDPTMLPLSTLTEEELVQETAQPKEKPLPTMAELMAAVDALPNGYGQVFKLSVIEEMSHKEIAEIMGIAAHSSSSQLSRAKKMLQKTLAHYWLLWLLPLLLPIAYFFFKIDKQSDDITPIVTRQDNNKNKSTEPTSPNVTRPVISIALRDTTRRTAAVPNIQQPRDSITATDTIPHTVEPSDTMIINNEPLPEMRHNSDTHIADLSPENRKVEESIQSNWSLDMSFSGSIYEQSQYSPFAFKGMVKNGSITSERMEMKLVDFKKWSDYADYLSEYPDGGDNHDVILNIAKNNASQPGTDEIVRKSHHYMPITWSLALRYKFNSNFGLETGINYSRLKSEFEVGSDGNAIDEQQTIHYLGIPLKGLYNIYNRRQWSIYGSMGVKLEIPVYTPLNTNYYLNGKKEATEKSALNAPQQWSVGTGLGLQYNLTPNLGFFVEPSLQYYIPTGGSIETYRTEHPFTFSVPLGIRVTW
- a CDS encoding class I SAM-dependent methyltransferase — encoded protein: MQQRHLNRKQYFCELASTAREFYLDYVKADITLTPATRVLEIGCGEGGNLLPFAEKGCKVTGIDICQKRIEEAQDFFTERHQKGTFICQDFLLTEVPKTETDKFDLILIHDVIEHIEPSYKKDFMLHIKHFLKQSGIVFFGFPTWHNPFGGHQQIAVGFGSKLPFIHLLPKPLYQALLKLSGASSNNINELMSIRDSRMTVEKFERLVSETNYAICQRTLWLINPHYKQKFHINPRCQWTFFANIPYLRNFYTTSAWYLLRQALNQ
- a CDS encoding WD40/YVTN/BNR-like repeat-containing protein, encoding MKLMKFRSYILIVLLILPFDASAQLFHPLDLGFNGGERQGNFSQPRMHVESDRLFVCTNQGLYAKDLSADNSAWQLVGFEGVPLQDYARRGSDILALRSNEGGSFLLLSHDGGQTYEDVTPGIPSKKEYERFFSLASHPTDQNTLMVSSNGQGILLSTDFGQTWECLTEFVYGNPAATFIGFHPARPNIIYNSGEGIIFEGHIKISYDGGQTWNDHGNSLGFPGDNCVHQPTFHPTNPDRWLAGGEGCVFLSDDNGQTWSCQNYWGDETRMAYWIFSAFDNEHPDTVYMAGCLGRNGQKDACIKLMCSTDGGHSWHPSQVMTSKREHDRINDLQQYGNRLVIYSESGVYEVSKAELVAKSTTDIRSVASDQKESPIYDLQGRKVVEPHHGIYIKNGRIILK
- a CDS encoding type II toxin-antitoxin system RelE/ParE family toxin yields the protein MNIEFDNAALEELYTTGTTKDSQYKKLSKDIVKRFIKVVNYLKAARRLEDLFLIKSLHYEKKKGDLNGVDAVWINDQYRLFFYSSPDESGIIVNALIFEISKHYE
- a CDS encoding HigA family addiction module antitoxin — its product is MSKKVLTPFIATHPGEMIKDELKERGMTQKQLADETGIKASVLSETINGKRSVSLNVAVALEKALGIPADIWMNMQTQHDLDTANIAERDNQRETVSVTIPIRDRNLLQELVRKFGWACVF
- a CDS encoding helix-turn-helix domain-containing protein; translated protein: MKQKYAVVVLFALIIASSMVSLTSYKTTEKLVTEDVNQALAKALDEQQSDVISADTIQVFNSHLQIEGLRGNAVLAVDTKKGFRPRPQVSTATILSLSDQRPSMILWSMVLLWSLFCLYQHRRLSALGLYGGLALQDGRFVNAKGCEVKLTPMQQQLMEMLWQSPSHQLSKAEICDALWPKKPDTSETLYTLIRRLKPIIEEHSNLKIESDRGKSYGLKVR
- a CDS encoding RNA polymerase sigma factor, producing the protein MERSAFEQKARTWREKALNVSRHYGAGEDMAEDIAQDVMLRLWQMHDELERFRSVEAIVTLMAKHTLRDLQRRRTAESLEEATIVSLTSSPQEELESKENEEWLTMKLQQLPTTQRTLLYMRQEERRSHEEIAQLLGIETTSVSTLLARARRTLLEEIKRRNKR